The window TTCTTGTAACGCGAGTTGGGCAATGAGACGGCCATAATTTTTCTGGCGGGCTTCAGGCATAATATACAGCAGGATTATATATGCTTCAGGAACATTTTTGTTTGTTGTGCATTCTATAAAACCAATCAATCTATTGTTTTTAAGATTATGTATTTTTGCTTCATACAGAGCAATTTTAAAAAATGTTTTTTCTATACTGTAATGTGCACAAACTTGGAGTTTTTCATTGGGCAGCTTAAAGAGGACTTTAGCGTATTCCTCGCTTGCCACCATGATTGCGGCGCTGCATAGGAGGCTGCCAAGAATGGTGGTTTTTATTATATTTTTTAGTTTCATTCTAACGCTCCATTTATTTTTATAGTTTCGCTTTTGGGGGAAAGAGTTCGCCAAGGACGTCTTCAAATGGTTCAGGTGGCATCTTACTGTATGCTGAAATATCGAATTCCATAAGATCGAATCCCGTTTCTTTTAAACCGAGATTCGCCTTCTTTGTTGTTTTGTGTATAACAATTCCAGAAATTGGTACTGGAAGAGCGGCCCGAGCGCCTCCAGCCATGTATATTTTTCGTAACGTTTCTGTTTGTACATTATCGATTGCCGCAGGTGCGAAAATGACTTTTTTAAATCCTTGATTTGCAAATTCTTGTAAGGCGAGTTGTGCGAGTATGCGGCCGTAATTTTTTTTACGTGCTTTTTGCTCAATAGATAATAGAGCTATGTAGGCGAAATTGCTTTTTTTGTCAGCTCTGCATCTTATCCTTCCCACACAATCATTGTTTTTTAGGTTATTTGTCTGTGCTTCATAGAGATCGATGCCAAAACGATCATCAAGTATGATATAATGGGCACAAATCGAGATATTTTCTTCCGGTATATCAAAAAGGACTTTCGCATATTCTTGGTCAGCGTGGATGGTCGTGGCGCTGTATAAAATGCTGCCTAGGAATAACGTTTTTATTATATTTTTTAACTTCATAATAACTCTCCATTTGTTTTTATAGTTTGGCCTTTGGCTTGTCATAATTTTCGATGAGTTCAGCAATATCCGGACGATTTATGTAGTCGCGTCGAGCATATTCAATGGCTTCTTCTTTTATTTCTGGAGTAAAGTTGCTTATGCGTAGAATTTCAGCGATATCATGCTTTGTAAAATGTTTATTGCCTATCATCGCGGTAAGAAGAGAGTATTTAGATTTGTGCATTCCAGTAGTTATGTTTACATCAGCACCTGCTTGTGAAATGAGATGCTTAATAATATTTAAGTGGCCAGCGCGCGCTGCAAGCATGAGGGCTGTATCTTCTGATAGGGGGTCAAGGTCATGGGAATTAGGATTAACTCCTTCATGCAAGACAGAGATAAGTTTTTTTAGATCGTTTTTCCAGGCTGCTGCCAGCAGATTTTTATAGTACATAAGATCATTTAGAATTTTTACATCAAAGCTTTTGGGTTTTTGTTTTTCGAGTAGGGAGGTGTCGTATTCCATGTCTCCAAGTTTGCTGCTGGGTTTTGCTCCGGTCATACTGTATATTTGTTCTAATGTTTCGGTAGGTATAGTCTCAAATCCCATTGGAGTTAACGTTACTTTTTCAAATCCTCGATTTGTACATTCTTGCAATGCCAACTGTAAGAGGAGGTAGAAATATCGGTTTCTGCGTTCTTTTGGATTAACGTATATAGCTTCTATATGCGCGCGATGAGTATTTTCGTTTGTTGTGCAATGTATATATCCAACAGGTTTGTTATTTTTTAGATTATGGGCGTGAGCTTCGTAGAGAGTAATCTTAAAGCCATGTTCATGGTACCTTCCGCTATTTTTTATGTAATAACGAGCACAAACCTTGATGTTTGGATTATCGGGAGAGGTAAATAAAACTTTTGCGTATTCTGCTTGTATGGTGCCAGCGCTATGCAGGTTTACAGGGCCTAGTATTAAAGCGCTCAGGAATAATGTTTTTATTATATGTATAGCTTTCATTGCAACCCCCAAAAGAATCAAACTGTTTTTATTTTTATTCTATTTGATTTCTCATAGAAAACTCAATGGTTTTGTTGAGGAGATGTCATTTAGAGGGGAAAGGGGGTGCGATCTCCAGTAAAATACGCTTAAAAGGCCAGATTTGCGTAGGTTCCATGTAAAGATGGGGTTCATCATGTCTACGAAGGGGTAGCGGTACGATCAGGAGATATAGCCTTCAGTCGTTGCGAGCCTGCGAAGCAATCCAGATAATAAAACAATGAATCCAAATAAATATCTCTTTTGTCGCGCCTTACCGGCGCATAATTCACTGGATTGCTTCGCAGGCGCGCAACGACGATAGACAACATCTTTCTCCATAGCAATCCTCTATAGCGCGTAATACTCTTTTCTTACTGAGTATAGACAAAAAAACTAATTTCTTAGATCGAACTTGCGTTGATAAAACACCCTTAAAAAGGCCTCATCTACGCCTCTAGCGTAATATCAATATTGAACTGCTCAATCGATTGGATATTTTCCATATCCAGAGCTATCTTTTCACGAGTGGTTATTTTTAAATGTTTGCCATTTTCATGCAGGGTAAGCTCAAGAGGAATTTTGCCCTTAATAAGGCTTTTTTTAAGCTGTTCTACTTGCCGTTCATCAATGGACTCAGGAATTGCAAATGATGCTTTGGTAATTGCGCCCCATTCTTGGAAAAACAGTTCTATAGGCACAAATTCATTGGCCTTTATTTTACACTTTTGATCGGAAGCGAGATCGAGCCCACCTTTGATGACAAAAACTTGATAGGCATCAAGCCATGCTTCTACTTTCTTAAACACACGGGGAAAGAGAATTATTTCTGCAGCGCCACTGGCATCTTCAAGTTGTACAAACGCCATAGGGTCACCTTTTTTGGTGACTATTTTACGGAAACTTTTTATGATGCCGCAACCGGTTACAATTGCTTCTTCGCTACGGAGCTCTTTTTTTGACGCTTCCAGTAGGTCGGTGAAGGTTGCAATATTGAGCATTTTCAGCTGTTTGCTATATGTTTCTAGTGGATGGGCGCTCAGATAAAAACCAACAACCTCTTTTTCTTTTTCTAATTTTTCTTTATCCGTTAGCTCTGCAAGCGGTGTGAAAGCGTAGAGCTCTTGGATGTCGGATGATTTATTGTTCATCAATCCAAACAGATCCATTTGTCCGGTTTCGAGTGCACGTTTTCTTTCTACAGCAAGATCCATGATGCGGCCTAATTCAGCCAGTTTTTGTGCACGGTTACCGGGTAATGTATCAAGAGCGCCTGCCAAAATAAGATGTTCAATAATTCGCTTATTAGAAGTCCGTAAATCAATACGAGTGCAAAAGTCGAGGATGTCTGCAAACGGTTTTTTTGTTCTTACTTGAATAATGTTTTCTAAAGCAGCAAGTCCAACGTTTTTGATTCCTTGCAGTCCAAAAAGGAGGTTGCCATTTTTTACGCTAAAATCGACTTCTGATTCATGAATGTTGGGAGGATGAATTTCCAATCCCATATCTTTTGCTTCTTGCAGATAAAATGCCATTTTTTCTGCATGGGTTGCTTCAAGCGAAATAAGGCATGCAATAAATTCGGGTAAATAATTTGCCTTTAAAAATGCGGTCTGATATGCGATGAGTGCGTATGCAGCAGAGTGCGATTTATTAAATCCGTACCCGGCAAAGTAGGCCATAAGGTCAAAGAGTTCGCCCGCTTTTTTGGCATCGAATTGCCGTTCTTTTGCCCGTACTAAAAAGAGCTCTCGTTGCTCTGCCATGACGTCCGCTTTTTTCTTACCCATTGCACGACGTAAAATATCGGATTCTCCGAGCGAGTAACCGGCGATGGTGGAAGCAATTTTCATCACCTGTTCTTGGTAGACAATAACGCCGTACGTCTCTTCAAGAATTGGCTTTAGCTCAGGAAACAAATAAGGAATTTTTTGTCGCCCATGTTTTCGTTCAATAAAATCATCGACCATTCCAGAACCAAGCGGTCCAGGACGATAGAGCGCGTTTACCGCAATGATATCTTCAAATTTTTCCGGTTGCAGTTTGCGCAGCACCTCTTTTAGGCCATCAGATTCTAACTGGAAGACTCCCGACGTTTTGCCTGCGCAAATGAGTGCAAAGGTATTTGCGTCATCAAGCGGTAGTTTGTCGACATCAAGGTACACACCATGATTTTTTTGAATTAATTTTACGACGCGGTCAATGAGCGTTAAGTTTTTGAGTCCAAGAAAATCTATTTTTAAAAAACCAAGGCTTTCAAGTTCGGTCATTGCATATTGTGTTACCAATTCATTACTTTTTGGCGGAATATACACCGGTAACATTTCATCAATCGGCTCTGGTGAGATCACAATACCGGCAGCATGTTTTGATGCATGGCGGGTGAGTCCCTCAAGCCGTAACGAGATATCAAACAGCTGTTTTACTTTTGGATTACTGGCGATCATCTCTTTGAGCTTAGGTTCTTGTTCAAGTGCTTCGTTGAGCGTTATCTTCAGCTGCTCAGGAATTAAATTAGTGATGCTATTAGAATCTTCAAATGAAAAGCCCAGTGCGCGTGCTACATCCTTCAGCACTCCTTTTGCCATCATGGTACCGAACGTGATGATTTGGCATACTTTGTCATGTCCATATAAATCGCGGACATAATTGATAACCGTTTCTCGGCCTTCGATACAGAAATCGATATCGATATCGGGCATGCTGACCCGTTCGGGATTAATAAATCGTTCAAAAAGAAGATTATATTGCAACGGATCGATATTGGTAATTTCAAGCGCCCATGCAACGAGCGATCCAGCTGCTGATCCACGACCCGGTCCTACGGGAATATTATTCGCCCGTGCCCACTGAATAAAATCACTCACCACCAAGAAGTAACCGACAAATCCGGTGCTGATAATTAAATCCATTTCAATTTTCAGACGATCATCATATTCCTGCTCTCGCGTCATGACGATGCGGTCAGCATCTTTTAATTTTTTAAGACCGCGTTCAGCTAAATGTTGGAAATATGATTCTGGAGTAAATGATTCAGGCACTTGGAATTTTGGGAAAAATAGTTTGCCCGTTTCGAAATCAAAATTACACATGTCAGCTATTTTGCCGGTATTCCACACCGCTTCCGGATGATCTTTAAATAGCTCAAGCATTTCGCTTTGCGTTCGGATATGCACGCGACAATCGCCAAATGTGTACCGGCTAGGGTCATCCATCTTGTTATGCGTTTGAACAGAAAGCATTACTTCATGCGCATAATGATCTTGCGGTGTTGGATAATGGCAATCACCGGTTGCAACTAGTGAGATATTCTTTTTTGCGCTCCATTCATAGAGCATGCTGTTAAGCTTTGCCTGCACTGCTTGATCTTCTGGTTGTACTTCTAAGTAAAAACGATCTCGTCCAAATACTTCCAGAAACCAATCCATCCGTTCTTCTGCTTCTTGAATTTGACCGTTCATGAGCAATTTTGGAATATGACCACCAAGGCATGCCGATAGAGCAATTAAGCCTTCTGAATGTTGTTTCAAAATCGCATAATCGATACGAGGCTTAAAATAAAAACCTTGTTGAAAAGAGAATGAGATTAGTTTGCATAGATTTTTATAGCCAATCTCATTTTGAACCAACAAGATAAGGTGATAATATTTATTGTCCGATG of the Candidatus Babeliales bacterium genome contains:
- a CDS encoding GNAT family N-acetyltransferase, whose product is MKLKNIIKTLFLGSILYSATTIHADQEYAKVLFDIPEENISICAHYIILDDRFGIDLYEAQTNNLKNNDCVGRIRCRADKKSNFAYIALLSIEQKARKKNYGRILAQLALQEFANQGFKKVIFAPAAIDNVQTETLRKIYMAGGARAALPVPISGIVIHKTTKKANLGLKETGFDLMEFDISAYSKMPPEPFEDVLGELFPPKAKL
- the dnaE gene encoding DNA polymerase III subunit alpha; its protein translation is MEQHFTHLHLHTDFSLLDGAISLDALINYGKADKVKALAITDHGNIFGAVKFFQKCKKAGIKPILGIEAYFTDDAAVKSSDNKYYHLILLVQNEIGYKNLCKLISFSFQQGFYFKPRIDYAILKQHSEGLIALSACLGGHIPKLLMNGQIQEAEERMDWFLEVFGRDRFYLEVQPEDQAVQAKLNSMLYEWSAKKNISLVATGDCHYPTPQDHYAHEVMLSVQTHNKMDDPSRYTFGDCRVHIRTQSEMLELFKDHPEAVWNTGKIADMCNFDFETGKLFFPKFQVPESFTPESYFQHLAERGLKKLKDADRIVMTREQEYDDRLKIEMDLIISTGFVGYFLVVSDFIQWARANNIPVGPGRGSAAGSLVAWALEITNIDPLQYNLLFERFINPERVSMPDIDIDFCIEGRETVINYVRDLYGHDKVCQIITFGTMMAKGVLKDVARALGFSFEDSNSITNLIPEQLKITLNEALEQEPKLKEMIASNPKVKQLFDISLRLEGLTRHASKHAAGIVISPEPIDEMLPVYIPPKSNELVTQYAMTELESLGFLKIDFLGLKNLTLIDRVVKLIQKNHGVYLDVDKLPLDDANTFALICAGKTSGVFQLESDGLKEVLRKLQPEKFEDIIAVNALYRPGPLGSGMVDDFIERKHGRQKIPYLFPELKPILEETYGVIVYQEQVMKIASTIAGYSLGESDILRRAMGKKKADVMAEQRELFLVRAKERQFDAKKAGELFDLMAYFAGYGFNKSHSAAYALIAYQTAFLKANYLPEFIACLISLEATHAEKMAFYLQEAKDMGLEIHPPNIHESEVDFSVKNGNLLFGLQGIKNVGLAALENIIQVRTKKPFADILDFCTRIDLRTSNKRIIEHLILAGALDTLPGNRAQKLAELGRIMDLAVERKRALETGQMDLFGLMNNKSSDIQELYAFTPLAELTDKEKLEKEKEVVGFYLSAHPLETYSKQLKMLNIATFTDLLEASKKELRSEEAIVTGCGIIKSFRKIVTKKGDPMAFVQLEDASGAAEIILFPRVFKKVEAWLDAYQVFVIKGGLDLASDQKCKIKANEFVPIELFFQEWGAITKASFAIPESIDERQVEQLKKSLIKGKIPLELTLHENGKHLKITTREKIALDMENIQSIEQFNIDITLEA
- a CDS encoding GNAT family N-acetyltransferase yields the protein MKAIHIIKTLFLSALILGPVNLHSAGTIQAEYAKVLFTSPDNPNIKVCARYYIKNSGRYHEHGFKITLYEAHAHNLKNNKPVGYIHCTTNENTHRAHIEAIYVNPKERRNRYFYLLLQLALQECTNRGFEKVTLTPMGFETIPTETLEQIYSMTGAKPSSKLGDMEYDTSLLEKQKPKSFDVKILNDLMYYKNLLAAAWKNDLKKLISVLHEGVNPNSHDLDPLSEDTALMLAARAGHLNIIKHLISQAGADVNITTGMHKSKYSLLTAMIGNKHFTKHDIAEILRISNFTPEIKEEAIEYARRDYINRPDIAELIENYDKPKAKL